Proteins encoded by one window of Lepeophtheirus salmonis chromosome 3, UVic_Lsal_1.4, whole genome shotgun sequence:
- the LOC121114853 gene encoding trypsin-2, with the protein MFGLWLLTAILLPSIIAYEGERLEIDKIVGGFQTKPGQFPWIVGLWEKNGISPFCGGSLLNFRWILTAAHCVYPENSETFHLPIAVLGDHNTKDVEDPHKVRTPTCAVEMHPGYSTSKQDNDIALLRLCSDLQQFTKRYFAIDVARPEQELPDGTPLVVGGWGVLRFGAVSPTDILRAVVVKTVNHDTCNNAYGFITKAHICAGTGNKDACQGDSGGPLWLYEDKKPILVGVVSTGRGCGEAQFPGVYTRVSKYFFWIVEIMGDVFHPGH; encoded by the coding sequence ATGTTCGGACTTTGGCTTTTAACTGCAATTCTGTTACCGTCTATCATTGCATATGAAGGAGAGAGActtgaaattgataaaattgtgGGAGGATTCCAAACCAAACCCGGTCAGTTTCCATGGATTGTAGGACTGTGGGAAAAGAATGGGATATCTCCTTTTTGTGGAGGGAGTTTACTCAATTTTCGTTGGATCCTCACTGCTGCTCATTGCGTATATCCTGAAAATTCTGAGACGTTTCATCTTCCCATAGCTGTATTAGGAGATCACAATACGAAAGATGTGGAGGATCCTCATAAAGTCAGAACCCCAACATGTGCTGTTGAAATGCATCCTGGCTATTCAACTTCCAAGCAGGATAATGACATAGCTCTTTTACGACTCTGCAGTGATCTTCAACAGTTTACGAAAAGATATTTTGCCATTGATGTTGCAAGACCGGAACAAGAACTCCCGGATGGGACACCTCTTGTAGTTGGAGGTTGGGGTGTACTCAGATTTGGTGCAGTATCTCCCACAGATATCCTTCGAGCTGTTGTTGTAAAAACTGTCAATCATGATACATGTAACAATGCTTATGGATTTATTACGAAAGCTCATATATGTGCTGGGACGGGTAACAAAGATGCATGTCAGGGGGATTCGGGTGGACCTCTCTGGCTTTATGAAGATAAAAAACCAATACTTGTAGGTGTTGTTAGCACTGGTAGAGGTTGTGGTGAAGCTCAATTCCCGGGTGTATATACCCGTGTATCTAAATACTTCTTTTGGATCGTTGAAATAATGGGGGATGTGTTTCATCCTGGCCATTAA